The Noviherbaspirillum saxi genome includes a window with the following:
- a CDS encoding ABC transporter transmembrane domain-containing protein: protein MTATDTRERQKSSISTLKGLLPFLRPYRKQFMLAGIALLFAAGATLAIPYAFKQMIDLGFGAAGTQSSAHIDLYFLALFGVACVLAIATAARFYMVSWLGERVTADLRSAVYRHVVMQSPEFFETTQTGEVLSRLTTDTTLIQTLVGTSISMALRNALLFVGGLAMLFVTSVKLSSIILVMLAAVVLPIVLFGRRVRTLSRDSQDRVADASALAGEILNAMPTVQAYTREHQEATRFGNSIERAFKAAMRRIRARSLLTVMAILLVFGAIVFVLWLGAHAVIEGRMTAGELGQFILYASIVAGAIGALSEVLGEAQRAAGAAERLLELLAVRSPIQSPPHPLPLPHRLAGGASLNLRHVGFHYPSRPQSAAIADLTLDIVAGETVAIVGPSGAGKTTLFQLLLRFYDPQQGCILLDGVDIRQIDLHALRDAIGVVPQDTIIFSANAMENIRYGRADASDEEVMAAARQAAAHEFIERLPEKYQSFLGERGVRLSGGQRQRIAIARALLKNPPLLLLDEATSALDAESERLVQAALEAAMVGRTTLVIAHRLATVQRADRIIVLEHGRVIESGTHASLIARGGLYASLASLQFSQE from the coding sequence ATGACCGCCACCGATACCCGCGAGCGACAGAAAAGCAGTATCTCCACGTTGAAGGGCCTGCTGCCCTTCCTGCGTCCCTACCGCAAGCAATTCATGCTGGCCGGCATAGCCTTGCTGTTTGCCGCCGGTGCGACGCTAGCCATTCCCTATGCATTCAAGCAGATGATCGATCTGGGTTTCGGCGCGGCCGGGACGCAAAGCAGCGCGCATATCGACCTGTACTTCCTGGCCTTGTTCGGCGTTGCCTGCGTGCTGGCGATCGCGACTGCCGCGCGCTTCTATATGGTGTCGTGGCTGGGTGAACGCGTGACTGCCGACCTGCGCAGCGCGGTATATCGCCACGTCGTCATGCAAAGCCCCGAATTCTTTGAAACCACGCAAACCGGGGAAGTACTGTCGCGCCTGACCACCGATACCACGCTGATTCAAACCCTGGTCGGCACCAGCATCTCCATGGCGCTGCGCAACGCCCTGCTGTTCGTCGGCGGCCTTGCAATGCTGTTTGTCACCAGCGTCAAGCTGTCCTCGATCATCCTCGTCATGCTGGCTGCCGTGGTGCTACCCATCGTGCTGTTCGGACGCCGGGTGCGCACGCTGTCGCGCGATTCGCAGGACAGGGTTGCCGATGCATCCGCCCTGGCCGGAGAAATCCTGAACGCGATGCCGACCGTACAAGCGTATACCCGCGAGCATCAGGAAGCGACCCGCTTTGGCAACTCCATCGAGCGCGCATTCAAGGCAGCGATGCGGCGTATCCGTGCGCGCTCCCTGCTCACCGTGATGGCCATCCTGCTGGTATTTGGGGCCATCGTCTTCGTGCTCTGGCTGGGTGCGCATGCAGTGATCGAGGGCCGCATGACAGCGGGTGAACTGGGGCAGTTCATCCTGTATGCATCGATCGTCGCCGGCGCGATCGGTGCCTTGTCCGAAGTGCTGGGCGAGGCGCAGAGAGCAGCCGGTGCGGCGGAACGCCTGCTGGAATTGCTGGCGGTGCGTTCACCCATCCAGTCGCCGCCGCACCCGCTCCCTTTGCCGCATCGGCTAGCCGGCGGTGCATCGCTCAACTTGCGGCATGTCGGCTTTCATTATCCTTCGCGGCCGCAATCAGCCGCCATCGCGGACCTGACGCTCGACATTGTGGCCGGTGAAACGGTCGCCATCGTCGGTCCGTCCGGCGCGGGCAAGACGACACTGTTCCAGCTCTTGCTGCGCTTTTATGATCCGCAGCAGGGATGCATTTTGCTGGACGGCGTCGACATCCGGCAGATCGACCTGCATGCCTTGCGCGATGCAATCGGCGTGGTGCCGCAAGACACCATCATCTTTTCCGCAAACGCAATGGAGAACATCCGCTACGGACGCGCCGACGCCAGCGATGAAGAAGTGATGGCCGCTGCCCGGCAAGCCGCTGCGCATGAATTCATCGAACGCCTGCCGGAAAAGTACCAATCCTTTCTTGGCGAGCGCGGTGTACGCCTGTCCGGCGGCCAGCGGCAAAGAATTGCCATCGCGCGCGCCTTGCTCAAGAACCCGCCCTTGCTGCTGCTGGACGAAGCAACCAGTGCGCTCGATGCCGAATCGGAACGGCTGGTCCAGGCCGCCCTGGAAGCGGCGATGGTGGGCAGGACCACGCTGGTCATTGCACATAGGCTGGCGACCGTGCAGCGGGCCGACCGCATCATCGTGCTGGAACATGGACGGGTGATCGAAAGCGGTACCCATGCGTCGCTGATTGCGCGTGGAGGCTTGTATGCGAGCCTCGCGTCGTTGCAGTTTTCACAAGAATAA
- a CDS encoding lipocalin-like domain-containing protein, producing MNRFLRSASAALFKLTVMLASCYLLAAQALAAPPVLSAVVPGRTLAFPRDFGAHPDYRTEWWYVTGWLETPDSKPLGFQVTFFRSATDHDAANPSNFAPKQLIIAHAALSDPALGKLLHDQKSARQGFDLAYARQGDTDVRLGEWIFKRQENGTYRTEINAREFSFSLSLQPSQPVMLQGDKGFSRKGPSREQASYYYSEPHLKVSGSVQRNGKPVQVTGTAWLDHEWSTSVLDQNAAGWDWVGANLDDGSALMAFRIRGKDGGMLWAHAAVRDRNGKVNHIPPEQIRFIPRRNWRSARTGASYPVAMRIEAGSSVWELEPLQDDQELDSRQSTGSVYWEGAVTLTRDGQRVGRGYLELTGYLKPMKL from the coding sequence ATGAACCGATTCCTGCGTTCCGCCAGCGCTGCCTTGTTCAAGCTGACAGTGATGCTGGCTTCTTGCTATCTGCTTGCCGCACAAGCCCTCGCCGCTCCTCCGGTGTTATCGGCAGTCGTGCCCGGCCGGACGCTGGCGTTTCCGCGCGATTTCGGTGCGCATCCCGACTATCGTACCGAATGGTGGTATGTCACCGGCTGGCTGGAAACGCCTGACAGCAAGCCATTAGGTTTTCAGGTGACGTTTTTTCGCTCGGCCACGGATCACGATGCAGCCAATCCCAGCAACTTCGCGCCCAAGCAATTGATCATTGCCCATGCCGCGCTGTCCGACCCTGCGCTCGGAAAACTGTTGCATGACCAAAAGTCGGCCCGCCAGGGCTTTGATCTCGCTTATGCAAGGCAAGGCGACACCGATGTGCGTCTCGGCGAATGGATATTCAAACGCCAGGAAAACGGGACTTATCGCACTGAAATAAACGCACGTGAATTCAGTTTCAGCTTGTCGTTGCAGCCGTCGCAACCCGTCATGCTGCAAGGCGACAAGGGCTTTTCGCGCAAGGGGCCCAGCCGCGAGCAGGCCAGTTACTACTACAGCGAGCCGCATCTGAAGGTGTCCGGTTCCGTGCAGCGCAATGGCAAGCCGGTACAGGTCACCGGCACCGCATGGCTGGACCACGAATGGTCGACCAGCGTGCTCGATCAAAACGCCGCCGGTTGGGATTGGGTAGGCGCGAACCTTGACGACGGGTCGGCGTTGATGGCGTTCCGGATTCGCGGCAAGGATGGCGGCATGCTGTGGGCGCATGCAGCGGTACGCGACCGCAACGGCAAAGTGAATCACATCCCGCCCGAACAGATCCGCTTCATTCCCCGTCGCAACTGGCGCTCTGCGCGCACCGGCGCAAGTTATCCGGTTGCCATGCGTATCGAAGCCGGATCCTCGGTCTGGGAACTGGAACCCTTGCAGGATGACCAGGAACTCGATTCCCGTCAGTCGACCGGATCGGTATATTGGGAGGGCGCGGTCACCTTGACGCGCGACGGGCAGCGCGTCGGACGCGGCTATCTCGAACTGACAGGCTATTTGAAACCCATGAAACTATGA
- a CDS encoding FtsX-like permease family protein, whose amino-acid sequence MISARSQSLLRWLLIGEWRAHPVRALVAIAAIAIGVALGYAIHLINAAAYNEFSAAIQSLSGQADLQVRGTQALMDEAVYARVAARREVAVASPVLEVDAGIPGRREALKVIGIDIFSSAAIAPDLVGLPAEDKPYDTLADDAVFLSPAAMTWLGVKQGERLEVRIGTRLVSLRVAGGLVRARAGQRIAVMDIGSAQWRLDRIGRLSRIDLKLATGVNHGAFRETLARELQPAHVISVPQDEEARTANMSRAYRVNLNVLALVALFTGAFLVFSTQALSVIRRRSQLALLRVIGMTRRQMLLQILLEGSSLGVLGSLLGLAGGYLMAAGALRLFGGDLGGGYFPGVQPVARFAPLAAGVFFLLGTAAAVLGCIGPAWEAARAKPAHALKSGAEDTVLARLSTPWPALICIATGTVMTQLPPVFELALFGYLAIALLLIGGIALMPRVASLVFSLLSARTPRTPLAMLSIARLANAPNQASIALAGVLSSFSLMVAMAIMVASFRVSLDDWLSQVLPADLYVRSAASGNTAGLSLAEQDAIAGITGVRQAHFLRQSQLILDPARPSVALIARPIDVSNPGKALPLIGDALTDEATLQGRMPIWISEAIVDLYGYRVGADATLTIAGKPRGFVVAGIWRDYARQAGAIQIRLSDYRVLSGDQQVNDAALWLEAGASAEQISTALRQLPFGDALEASEPGEIRAISLRIFDRSFAVTYLLEAVAVVIGLFGIAATFSAQTLARAKEFGMLRHVGVLRRQILAMLAIEGTLLTLLGIAVGFVLGGAISLILVFVVNPQSFHWTMQLHLPVLLLMTIASLLLISAALTALIAGRYAVSQDAVRAVREDW is encoded by the coding sequence ATGATTTCTGCACGGTCGCAATCCCTGTTGCGATGGCTGCTAATCGGTGAGTGGCGTGCCCATCCGGTGCGCGCGCTGGTCGCCATCGCGGCAATTGCCATCGGCGTTGCGCTCGGCTATGCAATTCATTTGATCAACGCGGCGGCATACAACGAGTTTTCAGCGGCGATCCAAAGTCTGTCCGGCCAGGCCGATTTACAAGTGCGCGGCACGCAGGCGCTGATGGATGAAGCGGTCTATGCCCGTGTCGCCGCCCGGCGCGAAGTGGCGGTCGCCAGTCCCGTGCTGGAAGTGGACGCGGGCATACCCGGCCGGCGCGAAGCATTGAAAGTCATCGGCATTGATATCTTCAGTTCGGCCGCGATCGCGCCGGACCTGGTGGGGCTTCCTGCGGAAGATAAGCCATACGACACCTTGGCCGACGATGCAGTGTTTCTGTCGCCTGCCGCCATGACCTGGCTCGGTGTCAAGCAAGGCGAACGGCTGGAAGTGCGCATCGGCACGCGGCTGGTGTCGCTGCGGGTGGCGGGTGGTCTGGTGCGCGCCCGCGCCGGGCAGCGTATCGCGGTCATGGATATCGGTTCAGCACAATGGCGGCTCGACCGCATCGGACGCCTGTCGCGCATCGATCTAAAACTGGCGACCGGAGTCAACCACGGTGCATTCCGCGAAACCCTGGCGCGCGAACTGCAGCCCGCTCATGTGATCAGCGTGCCCCAGGATGAAGAGGCACGTACCGCCAACATGTCGCGCGCCTATCGCGTCAACCTCAACGTGCTGGCGTTGGTGGCTTTGTTTACCGGAGCCTTCCTGGTATTTTCGACCCAAGCGCTGTCAGTGATCCGGCGTCGCAGCCAGCTTGCCCTGTTGCGCGTGATCGGCATGACGCGCCGGCAGATGCTGTTGCAGATCCTGCTGGAAGGAAGCAGCCTTGGCGTACTCGGCTCGCTGCTGGGTCTGGCAGGCGGCTATCTGATGGCCGCCGGCGCGCTGCGCCTTTTCGGCGGCGATCTTGGCGGCGGTTATTTTCCAGGGGTACAACCGGTTGCGCGCTTCGCGCCGCTGGCAGCCGGCGTGTTCTTTCTGCTTGGTACCGCTGCGGCCGTACTGGGGTGCATCGGACCCGCATGGGAAGCGGCGCGCGCCAAACCCGCGCATGCGCTCAAATCAGGCGCGGAAGATACCGTCCTGGCGCGGCTGTCGACGCCCTGGCCTGCGCTGATCTGCATCGCGACCGGCACCGTCATGACGCAACTGCCTCCGGTGTTCGAGCTTGCATTGTTCGGCTATCTTGCCATCGCCTTGCTGTTGATCGGCGGCATCGCCTTGATGCCGCGCGTTGCGTCGCTGGTGTTTTCTTTATTGTCCGCCCGCACGCCGCGCACGCCCTTGGCCATGCTCAGCATCGCACGCCTGGCCAATGCGCCGAATCAGGCATCGATCGCATTGGCTGGCGTGCTATCGAGTTTCAGCCTGATGGTGGCAATGGCGATCATGGTCGCCAGTTTCCGCGTGTCGCTGGACGACTGGCTGTCCCAGGTATTGCCGGCCGACCTGTATGTGCGTTCGGCGGCCAGCGGCAATACCGCCGGCCTTTCTCTCGCCGAGCAAGACGCCATTGCCGGCATCACCGGCGTCAGGCAGGCGCATTTCCTGCGGCAATCGCAATTGATCCTCGATCCGGCCCGGCCATCGGTCGCGCTGATTGCGCGGCCCATCGATGTCAGCAATCCGGGCAAGGCGTTGCCGTTGATAGGCGATGCCCTCACTGACGAGGCCACTTTGCAAGGGCGGATGCCGATCTGGATATCGGAGGCCATCGTGGACTTGTACGGTTATCGCGTCGGCGCTGACGCGACTCTTACCATCGCGGGAAAGCCGCGCGGTTTTGTAGTGGCCGGCATCTGGCGCGATTATGCAAGACAGGCTGGAGCGATACAGATTCGCTTGTCGGATTACCGCGTATTGAGCGGCGACCAGCAAGTCAATGACGCCGCGCTATGGCTGGAGGCTGGCGCCAGCGCGGAACAAATCTCGACGGCGTTAAGGCAGTTGCCGTTCGGCGATGCGCTCGAAGCGTCCGAGCCGGGTGAAATCCGCGCCATCAGTCTGCGCATATTCGATCGCAGCTTTGCCGTAACGTATCTGCTGGAAGCGGTCGCGGTCGTTATCGGGCTGTTCGGCATCGCCGCCACGTTCTCGGCGCAGACGCTGGCGCGCGCAAAGGAATTCGGCATGCTGCGCCACGTCGGCGTACTGCGCCGTCAGATACTCGCGATGCTGGCGATCGAGGGCACATTGCTGACCTTGCTGGGCATCGCGGTGGGCTTTGTGCTCGGCGGGGCGATCAGTCTGATTCTGGTGTTTGTCGTCAATCCGCAATCGTTTCACTGGACCATGCAGCTGCATCTTCCCGTGCTGCTTCTGATGACTATCGCAAGCTTGCTGCTGATCTCTGCCGCGCTGACGGCATTGATCGCCGGGCGTTATGCGGTATCGCAGGATGCGGTACGCGCCGTCAGGGAGGATTGGTGA
- a CDS encoding ABC transporter ATP-binding protein codes for MLTLRELTKSYANGRQVLSRLSYRLESGEYVAVMGESGVGKSTLLNLIAGLDAPDSGAIEIDGIDIATLTDDAATLLRREKFGFVFQAFHVLPHLTVAQNVALPLLLNGMSAGNRSKVRSAEQMLEAVGLDGRGHDFPRQLSGGEMQRVAIARALIHQPKLILADEPTGNLDPDTAAEVLRLLRDEIKENGASAIIVTHSHSAAATADRVLELTKTGLHPIATGPEG; via the coding sequence ATGCTGACATTACGCGAGCTGACAAAATCCTATGCAAATGGCAGACAGGTGCTAAGCCGCCTGAGCTATCGGCTTGAATCCGGAGAATATGTTGCAGTGATGGGCGAATCGGGCGTTGGAAAGTCGACGCTGCTAAACCTCATCGCCGGACTGGATGCGCCCGACAGCGGCGCAATCGAAATTGATGGCATTGACATCGCGACCCTGACCGACGATGCAGCGACCTTGCTGCGCCGCGAAAAATTCGGTTTCGTGTTCCAGGCCTTTCATGTACTCCCGCATCTGACGGTTGCCCAAAACGTCGCCCTGCCCCTTTTGTTGAATGGCATGAGTGCCGGCAATCGCAGCAAGGTCCGCAGCGCCGAGCAGATGCTGGAAGCAGTCGGATTGGACGGACGGGGCCATGATTTTCCGCGCCAGCTATCCGGCGGCGAAATGCAGCGTGTCGCCATCGCGCGCGCGCTGATTCATCAACCCAAGCTGATCCTTGCCGACGAGCCTACGGGCAACCTCGATCCCGACACCGCCGCCGAAGTATTAAGGCTGCTGCGCGACGAGATCAAGGAAAACGGTGCATCGGCCATTATCGTGACCCATTCGCATAGCGCCGCCGCCACAGCCGATCGCGTGCTGGAACTGACCAAGACCGGATTGCATCCGATCGCGACGGGACCTGAAGGATGA
- the egtD gene encoding L-histidine N(alpha)-methyltransferase yields the protein MAPFTSPDLSHSDFIQLYRRDDEAIRAELRAGMMADRAMTSPKFLYDALGSKLFEAICELPEYYPTRIERAIFDTYLYDIARSVGRGATLIDLGAGNCAKAAYLFPLLQPLQYVPVDISVDFLKDAVEALRQRFPQIRMTGIGMDFSSTMELPSAVRREKRVFFYPGSSIGNFSPEDAGVLLGRIRDACQTDSSLLIGVDLVKDKAVLDAAYDDALGVTASFNLNLLVHLNTLMGADFNVRDWRHRGFFNEAESRIEMHLEARRDLTVHWPDGLRRFVEGERIHTENSYKYTQPGFQQLLERTGFSAAQTWTDERGWFMVCHARAA from the coding sequence ATGGCACCTTTCACTTCTCCGGATTTGTCGCATAGCGACTTCATTCAACTCTATCGGCGGGACGACGAGGCTATCCGCGCGGAACTCCGTGCCGGCATGATGGCTGATCGGGCGATGACTTCGCCGAAGTTTCTGTATGACGCACTCGGTTCGAAACTGTTCGAGGCGATCTGCGAATTGCCCGAATACTACCCCACACGAATCGAGCGAGCCATCTTCGATACCTATCTGTATGACATTGCGCGATCGGTAGGGCGCGGTGCGACCCTGATCGATCTGGGTGCGGGAAATTGCGCAAAGGCGGCCTATCTGTTTCCCTTGCTGCAGCCGCTACAGTATGTGCCGGTCGATATTTCAGTGGACTTCCTGAAGGACGCAGTCGAAGCCCTGCGCCAGCGGTTTCCGCAGATCCGGATGACCGGAATCGGAATGGATTTTTCGAGTACGATGGAATTGCCGTCGGCCGTGCGCCGTGAAAAGCGCGTGTTTTTTTATCCGGGTTCATCCATCGGCAACTTCTCACCGGAAGATGCCGGCGTCCTGCTGGGCCGTATCCGCGACGCCTGCCAGACAGACAGCAGCTTGCTGATCGGGGTCGACCTGGTCAAGGACAAGGCGGTACTCGATGCCGCTTACGATGATGCCCTCGGCGTTACAGCGTCGTTCAACCTGAATCTGCTGGTGCATCTCAATACGCTGATGGGTGCGGACTTCAATGTGCGGGACTGGCGGCACCGTGGTTTTTTCAATGAAGCGGAAAGCCGGATCGAAATGCATCTCGAAGCGCGCCGTGACCTGACCGTGCATTGGCCCGATGGCCTGCGCCGCTTCGTCGAAGGCGAGCGCATCCATACCGAGAATAGTTACAAATACACGCAGCCGGGCTTTCAGCAATTGCTGGAACGCACTGGTTTTTCCGCTGCCCAGACCTGGACCGATGAGCGCGGCTGGTTCATGGTATGTCATGCCCGCGCCGCTTGA
- the egtB gene encoding ergothioneine biosynthesis protein EgtB — protein MDTDILLERFRKVRGDSRRLAEPLSDEDCCVQSMPDASPIKWHLAHTTWFFETFVLEQYENNFQPFQPAFRVLFNSYYNGVGEKHPRPQRGLLTRPALGDVLAYRRNVDERIAALLADTGQGEAIARLIEMGLHHEQQHQELMLTDVKHMLSMNPLYPAYRESELAAAGAVPAMHWQAFEEGVVEIGHADAGFCFDNELPRHRQFVEAYAISSRLVTNGEYLEFVQDGGYAEPSLWLSEGWDWVRTNTLEQPLYWRQDDSDWNEFTLQGLQRLDAHRPVTHLSFFEADAYARWSGARLPTEAEWENAAASCRSLGEPALHPPAVENGEQEELAQLFGCGWQWTLSSYSPYPGYQTAAGAIGEYNGKFMSNQYVLRGSSCATPSGHARATYRNFFPATARWQFTGIRLAKSL, from the coding sequence ATGGATACCGACATTCTGCTGGAACGTTTTCGCAAGGTGCGCGGCGACAGCCGCCGGCTCGCCGAACCGCTTTCCGATGAAGACTGCTGTGTGCAATCCATGCCAGATGCCAGTCCGATCAAGTGGCATCTGGCACATACGACCTGGTTCTTCGAAACCTTTGTCCTCGAACAATACGAAAACAATTTTCAGCCGTTTCAACCGGCATTTCGTGTGCTGTTCAATTCCTATTACAACGGCGTCGGTGAAAAGCATCCGCGTCCGCAACGAGGCCTGCTGACGCGTCCCGCTCTGGGCGACGTGCTTGCCTATCGTCGCAACGTGGATGAACGCATTGCGGCGTTGCTCGCCGATACAGGACAGGGCGAGGCGATTGCTCGCCTGATCGAGATGGGCTTGCACCATGAGCAGCAGCATCAAGAGCTGATGCTGACCGACGTCAAGCATATGCTCTCGATGAATCCGCTCTATCCAGCCTATCGCGAGAGCGAGCTCGCCGCTGCCGGGGCAGTGCCTGCCATGCATTGGCAGGCTTTCGAAGAGGGGGTTGTCGAGATCGGTCATGCCGATGCAGGCTTCTGCTTTGACAATGAACTGCCGCGCCATAGGCAATTCGTTGAGGCTTATGCGATCTCGTCGCGATTGGTCACCAATGGCGAATACCTCGAGTTCGTGCAGGACGGTGGCTATGCCGAACCATCGCTATGGCTGTCGGAAGGCTGGGATTGGGTACGCACCAACACCCTGGAACAGCCACTGTACTGGCGGCAGGACGACAGCGACTGGAATGAATTCACGCTACAGGGATTGCAGCGACTGGATGCGCATCGACCGGTCACGCATCTCTCTTTTTTTGAAGCGGACGCTTATGCCCGCTGGAGCGGCGCGCGTTTGCCTACCGAGGCCGAATGGGAAAATGCTGCAGCGTCCTGCCGCAGCCTCGGTGAACCGGCACTGCATCCTCCTGCCGTGGAAAACGGAGAACAGGAAGAGTTGGCGCAATTGTTCGGTTGCGGCTGGCAGTGGACGCTGAGCAGTTATTCGCCTTACCCCGGCTATCAAACCGCTGCCGGCGCAATCGGCGAGTACAACGGCAAATTCATGTCGAACCAGTACGTGCTGCGAGGTTCATCTTGCGCAACACCATCCGGACATGCGCGAGCGACCTATCGCAATTTTTTCCCGGCGACCGCACGCTGGCAGTTCACAGGGATACGGCTTGCAAAGTCGCTTTGA
- the leuA gene encoding 2-isopropylmalate synthase, translated as MMLKNPAAKYHAFPPVRLTDRTWPDKSITTPPIWMSTDLRDGNQSLIEPMNPERKLRFFEMLVKIGIKEIEVAFPSASQTDFDFVRKLIEENHIPDDVTIEVLTQSREDLIRRTVDSATGARRAIVHLYNAVCPSFRRIVFGMSREEVKEIAVSGTRLIKQLTDERPETEWVFQYSPETFSMAELEFATEVCDAVSEVWQPTPERKMIVNLPSTVECSTPNVYADQIEWMHRHLARRDAIVLSVHPHNDRGTAVASAEQAVMAGADRVEGCLFGNGERTGNVDLVTLALNLYTQGVHPGLDFSDIDEVRKCVEECNQLPVHPRHPYVGDLVFTAFSGSHQDAIKKGFAQQKADEIWEVPYLPIDPADVGRSYDAVIRVNSQSGKGGMAYLLEQEYGFKLPRRLQIELSRAIQRITDASGREVGASDIHAIFENEYLRLDTPYAYHGHQMLQEAGATQRVEIKADIERDGRRAAVAGLGNGPIDAFVQALGVNITVMDYHEHAIGAGADARAACYIELRVDNGPTLFGVGVDSNIVTASFKAVLSAVNRQLRHEAGTEAIAA; from the coding sequence ATGATGTTGAAAAACCCGGCAGCGAAATATCACGCCTTTCCTCCTGTTCGACTCACCGATCGAACGTGGCCCGACAAATCCATCACGACGCCGCCAATTTGGATGAGCACCGACCTGCGCGACGGCAACCAGTCGCTGATCGAGCCGATGAATCCCGAGCGCAAGCTGCGCTTTTTCGAGATGCTGGTCAAGATCGGCATCAAGGAAATCGAAGTCGCGTTTCCGTCGGCATCGCAAACCGACTTTGATTTCGTACGCAAGCTGATTGAAGAAAACCATATTCCAGATGATGTGACGATAGAAGTGCTCACGCAGTCGCGCGAGGATTTGATCCGCCGCACCGTGGATTCCGCGACCGGTGCGCGTCGCGCGATCGTTCATCTTTACAACGCAGTTTGTCCTTCGTTCCGCCGCATTGTTTTCGGCATGTCGCGTGAAGAGGTAAAGGAAATCGCCGTCTCGGGAACCCGCCTGATCAAGCAATTGACCGATGAACGCCCGGAAACCGAATGGGTGTTCCAGTATTCGCCCGAGACCTTCAGCATGGCCGAACTTGAATTCGCGACGGAAGTCTGCGATGCAGTGTCGGAAGTGTGGCAGCCAACGCCGGAGCGCAAGATGATCGTCAACCTCCCCTCCACCGTCGAGTGCAGCACGCCCAATGTCTATGCGGACCAGATCGAATGGATGCATCGTCATCTCGCACGGCGCGATGCGATCGTGTTGAGCGTGCATCCGCATAACGACCGTGGCACCGCAGTCGCGTCGGCCGAACAGGCGGTGATGGCCGGCGCTGACCGGGTCGAAGGCTGCCTGTTCGGTAACGGCGAACGTACCGGCAATGTCGACCTGGTGACATTGGCACTCAATCTCTACACGCAAGGCGTCCATCCCGGCCTGGATTTTTCGGACATCGATGAAGTGCGCAAGTGCGTGGAAGAATGCAACCAGCTGCCCGTGCATCCGCGCCATCCGTATGTCGGCGATCTTGTCTTCACCGCGTTTTCGGGTTCGCATCAGGATGCGATCAAGAAGGGCTTTGCGCAGCAAAAAGCCGACGAGATTTGGGAAGTCCCCTATCTGCCTATCGATCCGGCCGACGTCGGCCGCAGCTACGATGCAGTGATACGGGTGAATAGCCAGTCCGGCAAGGGTGGAATGGCTTATCTGCTGGAACAGGAATACGGCTTCAAGTTGCCGCGCCGCTTGCAGATCGAGTTGAGCCGGGCGATCCAGCGCATCACCGATGCCAGCGGCAGAGAGGTAGGCGCAAGCGATATCCATGCGATTTTCGAGAACGAGTATCTGCGTCTCGATACGCCCTATGCCTATCACGGTCATCAGATGTTGCAGGAAGCCGGCGCGACGCAGCGCGTCGAAATCAAGGCCGACATCGAGCGGGATGGGCGTCGTGCGGCAGTCGCGGGCTTAGGCAACGGACCGATCGATGCCTTCGTACAGGCGCTCGGCGTGAACATTACCGTCATGGATTATCACGAACATGCGATCGGAGCCGGTGCGGATGCACGCGCCGCCTGTTACATCGAGCTGCGTGTCGACAACGGCCCGACCTTGTTCGGTGTTGGCGTCGATAGCAATATCGTGACCGCTTCGTTCAAAGCCGTGCTGAGTGCAGTGAATCGTCAGTTGCGACACGAGGCAGGCACGGAAGCGATTGCAGCATAA
- a CDS encoding GNAT family N-acetyltransferase produces the protein MLADLETIVPLFDGYRCFYGKTTDPAAARTFIAERLALNESVIFIAQDHEGKALGFTQLYPSFSSVSARRIWILNDLFVAATARGRGVGKMLLDAAREHAVRTGAKRLALSTAHDNPAQKLYESQGYVRDRKFFHYELELE, from the coding sequence GTGTTAGCCGATCTGGAGACAATTGTTCCGCTGTTCGACGGCTACCGCTGCTTCTATGGCAAGACCACGGATCCGGCTGCTGCCCGGACATTCATTGCCGAGCGTCTTGCGTTGAACGAATCCGTGATCTTTATCGCCCAAGACCATGAGGGCAAGGCGCTTGGCTTTACCCAACTGTATCCATCGTTTTCTTCGGTAAGCGCGCGACGTATCTGGATCCTCAATGACCTGTTTGTCGCTGCAACTGCGCGTGGCCGTGGTGTAGGCAAGATGCTTCTCGATGCGGCAAGGGAACATGCGGTGCGGACCGGCGCAAAGCGGCTGGCGCTTTCGACCGCACACGATAATCCTGCGCAAAAATTGTATGAGTCGCAAGGATACGTCCGGGACCGCAAATTCTTCCATTACGAACTTGAACTGGAATGA